Proteins found in one Fimbriimonadia bacterium genomic segment:
- the purH gene encoding bifunctional phosphoribosylaminoimidazolecarboxamide formyltransferase/IMP cyclohydrolase — MRRALLSVWDKTGIEEFARGLADLGFELISTGGTAAKLREAGLTVNEVSKVTGFPEIMDGRVKTLHPAIHAGLLADPSVPDHLDALERLAIGRIEVLVVNLYPFRETIAKGATRAEAIEMIDIGGPAMLRAAAKNHAAVAAVCDPADYPRVLGELRREGQVMPETRAGLALKAFSLTARYDAAIAEYLGEGASDTLALVMPRCRLLRYGENPDQQAAAYLDPDFAGASALSARVLGGKELSYNNILDADAAIEAALTFAEPAAVVVKHLTPCGVALADTPATAVRRAVDADPASAFGGVVAINRSVDEQAAAELTAKNQFLEVIAAPHFEDGAAGTISARSGWGGSVRLLEFGDRPLMPGWSLRSVAGGVLRQSAQPLAPFAPRTMTRRQPTDAEMAEMEFAWRVVRYMKSNGIVVTSDRCTRGVGSGQTSRVASVRIALEQAGEAARGAVLASDGFFPFPDSIELAAAAGIVAVVQPGGSKRDEDVIRTADALGLAMVFTDCRQFRH; from the coding sequence ATGAGAAGAGCGCTGCTCAGTGTGTGGGATAAGACAGGAATCGAGGAGTTTGCCAGAGGCTTGGCCGATCTGGGGTTCGAACTGATCTCCACCGGAGGCACCGCGGCGAAGCTGCGAGAGGCGGGCCTAACCGTCAACGAAGTCTCCAAGGTCACCGGTTTCCCCGAGATCATGGACGGGCGGGTCAAGACGCTTCATCCTGCTATCCACGCCGGCCTCCTCGCCGACCCGTCTGTGCCGGACCATCTGGATGCTTTGGAGCGGCTTGCGATCGGCCGGATCGAGGTGCTAGTGGTCAACCTGTATCCGTTCAGGGAGACCATCGCGAAGGGTGCCACACGAGCAGAAGCCATCGAGATGATTGACATAGGCGGACCGGCCATGCTGCGTGCTGCGGCCAAGAATCACGCTGCGGTCGCCGCCGTGTGCGACCCGGCCGATTACCCCCGCGTGCTCGGTGAGCTGCGGCGCGAGGGCCAGGTGATGCCCGAGACTCGGGCGGGACTTGCGCTCAAGGCGTTCTCTCTAACCGCGCGCTATGATGCCGCCATCGCCGAGTATCTGGGTGAGGGAGCGAGCGATACGCTCGCCCTGGTGATGCCGCGCTGCCGCTTGCTTCGCTACGGCGAGAACCCGGACCAGCAAGCTGCGGCCTACCTCGACCCGGACTTTGCCGGTGCATCGGCGCTTAGTGCACGAGTGCTCGGCGGCAAGGAGCTGTCGTACAACAACATTCTCGATGCAGATGCGGCCATCGAGGCGGCACTCACGTTCGCCGAGCCCGCCGCAGTCGTGGTGAAGCACTTGACGCCGTGCGGAGTGGCGCTAGCCGATACCCCGGCCACAGCAGTCAGAAGAGCTGTGGATGCCGACCCCGCCTCGGCATTCGGCGGGGTCGTGGCGATCAACCGCTCTGTGGACGAGCAAGCGGCAGCCGAGCTGACTGCGAAGAACCAGTTTCTGGAGGTCATCGCGGCCCCGCACTTCGAGGATGGGGCGGCAGGGACGATCTCCGCAAGGTCCGGCTGGGGTGGCTCGGTCAGATTGCTGGAGTTCGGGGACCGGCCGCTCATGCCCGGCTGGTCGCTTCGCAGCGTTGCGGGCGGAGTGCTTCGCCAGAGTGCCCAACCGCTTGCACCATTCGCGCCCCGCACGATGACGCGGCGGCAGCCGACGGATGCCGAGATGGCCGAGATGGAGTTCGCGTGGCGTGTCGTGCGCTACATGAAGTCGAACGGCATCGTGGTGACATCCGATCGCTGCACCCGTGGGGTCGGCAGCGGACAGACGAGCCGCGTGGCTTCTGTCCGCATCGCCCTGGAGCAGGCGGGCGAAGCTGCCCGAGGAGCCGTTCTCGCCAGCGACGGGTTCTTTCCGTTTCCCGATAGTATCGAACTCGCCGCTGCTGCCGGCATCGTAGCGGTTGTGCAACCTGGCGGTTCGAAGCGAGACGAGGACGTGATCCGAACCGCAGACGCTCTCGGACTTGCGATGGTGTTCACAGACTGCCGGCAATTTCGGCATTGA
- a CDS encoding DUF370 domain-containing protein, producing the protein MTVPPVLNVGFYNFVVADKIIAMVSSESAPMRRLIQQLRKTGNLIDATQGRRTKSVIFTSCGSVVLSAISQETLAKRLCSGDIGEEE; encoded by the coding sequence ATGACCGTCCCACCAGTACTCAATGTGGGCTTTTATAATTTCGTTGTTGCAGACAAGATCATTGCGATGGTGAGCAGCGAGTCCGCCCCCATGCGACGTCTCATCCAGCAACTGCGCAAGACAGGAAACCTGATTGATGCCACCCAGGGACGGCGCACCAAGAGCGTGATCTTCACATCGTGCGGCTCCGTGGTACTCTCCGCAATCTCTCAGGAAACCCTCGCCAAGCGGCTCTGCAGCGGCGATATCGGTGAAGAGGAGTAA
- a CDS encoding rod shape-determining protein MreC yields the protein MRPTRQDRPGDWALLVLLVLVSFMLANDRGIVSEPMSRVVRSVLLPVHAVVNSTYLAATDALLGLRQGSTLRAEVRELRAKAEEAEALRLRLRELELENERLRSIVETLPSLSPGSVAASVIGYYPLESTATLSVGSRHGVRVGAAVVAPKGLVGVVEQVDASTCRVLLNTSDRFAVGARLAGTDSRAAGVARGTGGPNLLLDHLSEAAIVRMGERVVTSGIGQRYPKGILIGTVVRVWRDPAYGFVRAWVAPAVRPDTVEEAIILR from the coding sequence ATGAGGCCCACACGCCAAGACCGTCCCGGAGATTGGGCGCTTCTCGTCCTGCTCGTGCTGGTGAGCTTCATGCTTGCGAACGATCGCGGAATCGTTTCGGAGCCCATGAGCCGGGTGGTTCGATCCGTCCTCCTCCCGGTGCATGCGGTGGTGAACTCCACCTATCTTGCCGCGACGGATGCACTGCTGGGACTCAGGCAGGGCTCGACCCTTCGAGCCGAAGTCCGAGAGCTTCGGGCCAAGGCGGAAGAGGCAGAGGCGCTTCGCCTCAGACTTCGCGAGCTCGAACTGGAGAACGAGCGCCTTCGCTCGATCGTCGAGACTCTGCCGAGCCTATCGCCGGGGAGCGTGGCGGCCTCCGTGATCGGCTACTATCCCCTCGAGTCGACTGCCACGCTTTCCGTTGGGTCGCGCCATGGTGTCAGAGTCGGTGCCGCAGTCGTGGCGCCGAAGGGCTTGGTGGGTGTCGTCGAGCAGGTGGATGCAAGCACCTGTCGCGTGCTGCTCAATACCTCGGATCGTTTTGCTGTGGGTGCTCGGCTTGCAGGCACGGATTCGCGGGCCGCGGGTGTTGCTCGTGGCACCGGCGGGCCGAATCTGCTCCTCGACCACCTTTCGGAGGCGGCGATCGTGAGGATGGGGGAGCGCGTGGTCACATCGGGAATCGGGCAGCGTTATCCGAAGGGGATCCTGATTGGGACGGTCGTGCGCGTGTGGCGAGACCCAGCGTACGGTTTCGTGCGTGCCTGGGTGGCGCCTGCCGTCCGCCCAGACACCGTCGAGGAGGCGATCATTCTCCGATGA
- a CDS encoding Glu/Leu/Phe/Val dehydrogenase has protein sequence MSGIAAPQEPHATPNPTGMHGEGKLFRMAQAQLATAAKYLDLDAGLHETLSMPRTEITVNFPVVMDDQSIKVFTGYRVRHNSARGPTKGGIRYAPDVDIDETRALAMWMTWKCAIVNIPYGGAKGSVCVDPHTLSMRELEKMTRRYVTEINMIIGPERDIPAPDIGTNPQVMAWIMDTFSMQAGYAIPGVVTGKPIPLGGTEGRVEATGRGVMVTTLAAARKLNLNVNGAKVIVQGFGNVGSVSAKLLAEKGATIVGLSDAVGAVYNPKGLPIEQFLPHAGRDGIFQDFKEGEHLSNSELLLQECDILVPAATAGQITAENADQIKAKLVAEGANGPTTPEADDILSDKGVLVVPDVLANAGGVVCSYFEWVQDLQAFFWHELEVNERLERIMLDSFDAVWNTSQQHKTNMRIGAYIIGVKRVADATVTRGIFP, from the coding sequence ATGTCAGGTATCGCTGCTCCCCAGGAGCCTCACGCGACCCCGAATCCCACCGGAATGCATGGCGAGGGCAAGCTTTTCCGAATGGCCCAGGCACAGCTTGCCACAGCCGCCAAGTATCTCGACCTCGATGCCGGGCTGCACGAGACTCTCTCGATGCCTCGCACCGAGATCACGGTGAACTTCCCCGTGGTAATGGATGACCAAAGCATCAAGGTGTTCACCGGATACCGTGTACGGCACAACAGCGCACGCGGACCGACGAAGGGAGGTATCCGCTACGCGCCCGACGTGGACATTGACGAGACACGCGCTCTGGCCATGTGGATGACGTGGAAGTGTGCCATCGTCAACATCCCCTACGGTGGTGCGAAGGGTTCGGTATGTGTGGACCCACATACGCTCAGCATGCGCGAACTGGAAAAGATGACGCGGCGATACGTAACCGAGATCAACATGATCATCGGTCCCGAGCGGGACATTCCCGCGCCCGACATTGGCACCAACCCGCAAGTCATGGCGTGGATCATGGATACCTTTAGCATGCAAGCCGGATACGCCATTCCCGGCGTCGTTACCGGGAAGCCGATACCTCTCGGCGGCACGGAAGGTCGGGTGGAGGCTACCGGACGAGGAGTGATGGTAACCACTCTTGCAGCGGCAAGGAAGCTGAACCTGAACGTGAACGGGGCCAAAGTAATCGTGCAGGGTTTCGGTAACGTCGGAAGCGTGTCCGCGAAACTTCTTGCAGAGAAGGGCGCTACGATCGTCGGTCTGAGCGATGCGGTCGGCGCGGTCTACAACCCCAAGGGCCTGCCTATCGAGCAGTTCCTGCCTCATGCCGGGCGCGACGGTATCTTCCAGGACTTCAAGGAGGGCGAGCACCTGTCGAACTCAGAGCTTCTGCTGCAGGAGTGCGACATCTTGGTCCCGGCGGCAACGGCAGGTCAGATCACCGCTGAGAACGCGGACCAGATCAAAGCCAAGCTAGTTGCCGAGGGCGCCAACGGGCCTACCACGCCCGAAGCGGACGACATTCTTTCCGACAAGGGTGTGCTGGTGGTGCCCGACGTACTCGCGAATGCGGGCGGAGTAGTCTGCTCGTACTTCGAGTGGGTCCAGGACCTGCAGGCCTTCTTCTGGCACGAGCTCGAGGTAAACGAGCGCCTGGAGCGCATTATGCTGGATAGCTTCGACGCCGTGTGGAACACCTCGCAACAGCACAAGACCAACATGCGTATCGGGGCGTACATCATCGGGGTGAAGCGCGTGGCCGACGCGACGGTAACCCGCGGCATCTTCCCGTAG
- a CDS encoding rod shape-determining protein: MRSLLSRVYCDMGVDLGTANTLVYAQGKGILLHEPSVVAIDSDSKQILAVGLEAKRMVGRTPSSIVAIRPLRDGVIADYDQTERMLRDFIRKSARRRFAWYRVVVGIPSGVTEVERRAVYEATRRAGAHEAYLIEEPMAAAIGAGLPVEEPTGSMIVDIGGGTTEVAVISLAGIVYSVSIRTAGDEVDEAIGAYVKRAYNLLIGDRTTENVKIEIGSAYPLEQELRTEVRGRDLITGLPRSACITSEELRTAIAEPLNQIVDAVKQALEATPPELAADIMNRGICLAGGGALLRGLDRLIMKETEMPVFVADEPLNCVVLGTGRVLEEIERHPQLSKVLKHSGS, from the coding sequence ATGCGGTCCCTGCTGTCGCGTGTGTATTGCGACATGGGGGTGGACCTAGGCACCGCGAACACGTTGGTGTACGCGCAGGGCAAGGGCATCCTTCTTCACGAGCCCTCCGTCGTCGCGATCGACTCGGATAGCAAGCAGATTCTGGCGGTCGGTCTGGAGGCCAAGCGGATGGTGGGCCGAACACCTTCGTCCATCGTCGCCATTCGTCCCCTTCGTGACGGCGTCATCGCAGACTACGACCAGACAGAGCGGATGCTTCGTGACTTCATTCGGAAGTCGGCTCGTCGGCGCTTCGCCTGGTATCGCGTAGTGGTAGGCATCCCGAGTGGCGTGACGGAAGTCGAGCGACGTGCGGTGTATGAGGCGACGCGCCGGGCCGGCGCGCACGAGGCGTATCTCATCGAGGAGCCCATGGCGGCGGCCATCGGTGCAGGTCTTCCCGTCGAGGAGCCTACCGGCTCGATGATCGTGGACATCGGCGGCGGTACCACCGAAGTAGCGGTCATCTCGCTGGCTGGCATTGTTTACTCCGTGTCCATCCGTACTGCCGGCGACGAGGTGGACGAAGCCATCGGCGCGTATGTAAAGCGAGCGTACAATCTGCTTATCGGCGACCGAACCACGGAGAACGTCAAGATCGAGATCGGGTCCGCATACCCGCTCGAGCAGGAGCTTCGGACGGAAGTGCGCGGACGCGATCTGATCACGGGCCTTCCGCGTAGCGCATGCATCACCTCCGAGGAGTTGCGCACGGCAATCGCCGAGCCGCTGAACCAGATCGTGGATGCCGTCAAGCAGGCGCTGGAGGCGACGCCACCCGAGCTCGCCGCCGACATCATGAACCGCGGCATCTGCCTTGCAGGGGGCGGCGCGCTACTTCGTGGCCTCGACCGCCTTATCATGAAGGAGACCGAGATGCCGGTCTTCGTCGCCGACGAGCCGCTGAACTGCGTGGTCCTCGGCACCGGCCGTGTGCTGGAAGAGATCGAGCGTCACCCTCAGCTCAGCAAAGTGCTCAAGCATTCCGGCTCATGA